One Microplitis demolitor isolate Queensland-Clemson2020A chromosome 2, iyMicDemo2.1a, whole genome shotgun sequence DNA segment encodes these proteins:
- the LOC103579686 gene encoding SWI/SNF complex subunit SMARCC2, with translation MLTLQPKKDGGPNTKFFESAEVLAQLDGVKQWLLKNCKKYVTTDPPTNKSLATLIIQLIQFQEDNLGKNVSKPPMARLPMKCFLDFKPNGGLCHILGTAYKFKQEQGWRRFDFPVGKSTSRLDRIIEMLMAAERALIQNRCITVPCIYIKPEVDKATASKVKDSIRRHQGTIAENEADATHIIYPPVDPMEEEYARPCLRRDRSVLLHWYYFPDSYDSWVNFDLPFDFPEGGLGGPSQKSSYKVSATWALDFDQYNEWMNEEDYEVDDNGQKRIHKFRLSVEDMMAPPAAPPPASAKKQKRKRSPSPPPKIGKRKSGRGPAGLAGTSAIATPKKTRGGVDEEEDLTQGMEDPPAEPRIVEVMANPTSAPISGTGGGSTGSLTSNKKQDSELQPLKSGNMADLDEPIESEKGSQGTQDREERDTSKERGDNGKDEPEDNVTEQTHHIVVPSYSAWFDYNSIHTIEKRALSEFFNGKNKSKTPEIYLAYRNFMIDTYRLNPTEYITSTACRRNLAGDVCAIMRVHAFLEQWGLINYQVDAESRPTPMGPPPTSHFHVLSDTPSGLAPVNPNPPKTQQPSAAKTLLDLEKKPVVSVEEKGAVGAMANFGLKIDQYARKPAVLKNKQAAGATRDWTEQETLLLLEGLELHKDDWNKVCEHVSSRTQDECILHFLRLPIEDPYLEEGGPEGLGPLAYQPVPFSKAGNPVMSTVAFLASVVDPRVAASAAKAAMEEFAAIKDQVPAALLDQHLRNVQASANADGKFDPAAGLAQSGIAGTGPPEPPEDTSASSTPGATATSPSAATSESKKDESIEKREGDESTLSTPIVPKKEEGTDAERTDQSEKMDVDVKESDTEAKKISDSPEEIEAKEKKDKVVRDAQLQSAAAAALAAAAVKAKHLAAVEERKIKSLVALLVETQMKKLEIKLRHFEELETTMEREREGLEYQRQQLITERQQFHLEQLKAAEFRARQQAHQRLAQEQQQQQQQQQQQQGQHPPWQPGSQPQPPQQQQQQPQPQPPPQQQQQPPSPQAQPQPPPHTPPQQA, from the exons ATGTTAACTCTACAACCGAAAAAAGACGGTGGACCCAacactaaattttttgagtcCGCTGAAGTATTAGCGCAACTTGATGGAGTTAAGCAATggcttttgaaaaattgcaaaaag tatgTGACGACAGATCCACCGACAAATAAAAGTTTGGCTACGCTAATTATTCAGCTTATTCAATTTCAAGAAGATAATCTtggaaaaaatgtttcaaaaccACCTATGGCAAGACTTCCT ATGAAGTGTTTTCTAGACTTCAAACCAAATGGAGGACTATGTCACATACTTGGAACAGCATACAAATTTAAACAAGAACAAGGATGGCGAAGATTTGATTTCCCCGTAGGAAAA TCCACTTCACGATTAGATCGTATAATTGAAATGCTAATGGCTGCAGAACGTGCACTGATACAAAACCGATGTATAACTGTTCcgtgtatttatataaaacctGAAGTAGACAAAGCTACTGCGTCAAAAGTTAAAGATAGTATACGACGTCATCAAGGTACAATTGCTGAAAATGAAGCTGATGCAACGCACATAATTTATCCACCTGTAGATCCCATGGAAGAAGAATATGCACGGCCATGTTTACGTCGTGATCGTTCTGTGTTACTCCACTGGTACTACTTCCCTGATAGTTATGACTCTTGGGTAAATTTCGATTTGCCATTTGACTTTCCTGAAGGTGGACTAGGTGGTCCATCACAAAAATCATCGTACAAAGTATCGGCCACGTGGGCTCTAGACTTTGACCAGTACAATGAGTGGATGAATGAAGAAGACTATGAAGTAGATGACAATGGACAAAAACGTATCCACAAATTTAGATTATCAGTTGAAGACATGATGGCTCCACCGGCAGCACCTCCACCAGCGTcagctaaaaaacaaaaacgaaAACGGTCACCAAGTCCTCCCCCAAAAATCGGGAAACGTAAGAGTGGTCGTGGTCCAGCCGGCTTAGCAGGTACATCAGCAATCGCAACACCTAAAAAAACTCGCGGTGGTGTAGACGAAGAGGAAGATTTGACTCAGGGTATGGAAGATCCACCTGCTGAACCAAGGATCGTTGAAGTAATGGCCAATCCAACTAGTGCTCCAATTTCTGGAACCGGTGGTGGCTCAACCGGAAGTCTGACGTCGAATAAAAAGCAAGACAGCGAACTTCAGCCGCTTAAATCCGGCAACATGGCAGATCTTGATGAGCCGATTGAGTCAGAGAAAGGCTCCCAGGGGACACAAGATCGCGAGGAACGAGATACAAGTAAAGAACGTGGTGACAATGGAAAAGATGAGCCTGAAGACAACGTCACTGAACAGACTCATCACATCGTCGTTCCCAGTTACTCAGCCTGGTTTGACTACAACTCAATTCACACAATTGAAAAGCGCGCGCTTTCTGAATTCTTCAATGGAAAAAACAAATCTAAGACTCCGGAAATTTATCTGGCTTacagaaattttatgatcGACACTTACCGACTCAACCCAACTGAGTACATAACTTCAACAGCATGCCGACGTAATTTAGCTGGTGACGTCTGCGCTATTATGCGCGTCCATGCATTCTTAGAACAATGGGGTTTAATTAACTATCAAGTTGACGCAGAGTCACGTCCAACTCCCATGGGTCCACCTCCTACGTCTCACTTCCACGTACTGTCCGATACTCCGTCAGGTCTCGCTCCAGTGAACCCTAATCCTCCAAAGACTCAACAACCGTCCGCTGCAAAGACTCTGTTGGACTTAGAAAAGAAACCGGTTGTGTCAGTGGAAGAAAAAGGCGCTGTAGGAGCGATGGCTAATTTCGGATTGAAAATCGATCAGTATGCGAGAAAACCCGCGGTTTTGAAGAACAAACAGGCTGCTGGTGCTACTAGAGATTGGACTGAACAAGAAACTTTACTTTTGCTTGAAGGATTGGAGCTGCATAAAGACGATTGGAATAAAGTGTGTGAGCACGTCAGTTCACGAACCCAAGACGAGTGTATTCTCCACTTCCTGCGTCTTCCTATTGAGGATCCGTATCTAGAAGAAGGTGGGCCTGAGGGATTGGGACCTTTGGCTTATCAACCTGTACCATTTTCTAAAGCTGGTAACCCTGTTATGAGCACCGTCGCTTTTCTTGCATCTGTAGTAGATCCCAGAGTAGCTGCTAGTGCTGCGAAAGCGGCTATGGAAGAGTTCGCTGCTATAAAAGATCAAGTACCGGCAGCGCTTTTGGATCAACACTTGAGAAATGTCCAAGCGAGTGCTAATGCTGATGGTAAATTTGATCCCGCGGCAGGATTAGCTCAGTCTGGTATTGCTGGTACTGGTCCACCAGAACCTCCTGAAGATACCTCAGCAAGTTCGACTCCTGGTGCAACGGCGACTTCACCATCTGCTGCGACTTCTGAGAGCAAAAAAGACGAAAGTATTGAGAAGAGAGAAGGTGATGAATCGACTTTATCTACGCCAATTGTTCCAAAGAAAGAAGAAGGAACTGATGCTGAGAGAACAGATCAATCAGAGAAAATGGACGTCGATGTAAAAGAGTCAGACACGGAGGCTAAGAAAATTAGTGATAGTCCAGAAGAAATTGAGGCGAAAGAAAAGAAAGATAAAGTTGTTCGTGATGCACAGTTGCAGTCTGCTGCAGCTGCTGCTTTAGCTGCCGCTGCTGTCAAAGCTAAACATCTTGCAGCTGTTGAAGAACGCAAGATCAAATCACTCGTTGCTTTACTGGTTGAAACCCAGATGAAGAAACTGGAAATTAAGCTCCGTCACTTTGAAGAACTAGAAACCACGATGGAGCGCGAGCGCGAGGGTCTTGAATACCAGAGACAGCAGCTCATTACTGAACGACAACAATTTCATTTGGAGCAACTGAAAGCCGCTGAATTCCGTGCGAGACAACAGGCGCACCAACGACTAGCCCAagaacaacagcagcaacaacaacagcagcagcaacaacaggGCCAGCATCCGCCCTGGCAACCGGGTTCCCAACCACAACCACCccaacagcaacagcagcaaccACAGCCGCAGCCACCACctcagcagcagcaacagccaCCAAGCCCCCAAGCTCAACCCCAGCCACCTCCACACACCCCACCACAGCAAGCGTAA